In a genomic window of Sphingomonas koreensis:
- a CDS encoding amidohydrolase family protein encodes MKVEDLIIVSVDDHIVEPPTMYDQHLSVQHKAIKPELRKDANGADFWLYEGKRTGSIGLNAVVGRMKEEYGCEPVSFEQMRKGAWDIDSRIEDMNANGILASLNFPSVVRFDGALFHEFDNKANALTLLRAYNDWHIDEWCGSHPGRNIPLALVPYWDIDATVEEIKRVSAKGCHAITFSDNPSLKGQPSIHNEHWEPLWKACADHDIVINIHIGSGAQAPHASMESPIDAWITTMPISIVNSAADWLHLKALQRYPLQVSLSEGGIGWIPYFLERADFVHEHHKAWTHADFGKKKPSDVFREHFLTCFIDDAFGLENLDKIGENNVAYECDYPHSDTVWPESADRLRATLSGISDTAIEKITHGNALRLFNFDAFGMMGGRENCTVGRLRKAAEHIDTAPRSYGGPAPLAEGEVARRVTSGDITKMFMDVAKQDGELEAAE; translated from the coding sequence ATGAAGGTTGAGGATCTCATTATCGTCAGCGTCGACGACCATATCGTCGAGCCGCCCACCATGTATGACCAGCATCTTTCGGTGCAGCACAAGGCGATCAAGCCGGAGCTGCGCAAGGATGCGAACGGCGCGGATTTCTGGCTCTACGAGGGCAAGCGTACCGGCTCGATCGGGCTGAATGCCGTCGTCGGCCGGATGAAAGAGGAATATGGCTGCGAGCCGGTTTCGTTCGAGCAGATGCGCAAGGGCGCGTGGGACATCGATTCACGCATCGAGGACATGAACGCCAACGGAATCCTGGCGTCGCTCAACTTCCCAAGCGTGGTCCGCTTCGACGGCGCGCTGTTCCACGAGTTCGACAACAAGGCGAACGCGCTGACACTGTTGCGGGCCTATAATGACTGGCATATCGACGAATGGTGCGGCAGCCATCCGGGCCGGAACATCCCGCTGGCGCTGGTGCCCTATTGGGACATCGATGCGACCGTCGAGGAGATCAAGCGCGTGTCCGCAAAGGGCTGCCACGCGATCACCTTCAGCGACAATCCCTCGCTCAAGGGACAGCCGAGCATCCACAACGAGCATTGGGAACCGCTCTGGAAGGCGTGCGCCGACCACGACATCGTGATCAACATTCATATCGGATCGGGTGCGCAGGCCCCGCATGCATCGATGGAATCGCCGATCGATGCCTGGATCACGACCATGCCGATCTCGATCGTCAATTCGGCGGCGGACTGGCTGCACCTCAAGGCATTGCAGCGCTATCCGCTCCAGGTCTCGCTGTCCGAAGGCGGGATCGGCTGGATTCCCTATTTCCTCGAACGTGCCGACTTCGTCCATGAGCATCACAAGGCCTGGACCCATGCTGATTTCGGAAAGAAGAAGCCGAGCGATGTGTTCCGCGAGCATTTCCTGACCTGCTTCATCGACGATGCCTTCGGCCTCGAGAATCTCGACAAGATCGGCGAGAACAATGTCGCCTATGAATGCGATTATCCGCACTCCGATACGGTGTGGCCGGAATCGGCCGACCGCCTGAGGGCGACGCTGAGCGGGATTTCCGACACCGCGATCGAGAAGATCACCCATGGCAACGCGCTGCGCCTGTTCAACTTCGACGCTTTTGGAATGATGGGCGGCCGGGAAAACTGCACCGTCGGCAGGTTGCGCAAGGCAGCCGAGCATATCGACACCGCGCCGCGAAGCTATGGTGGCCCCGCACCGCTCGCCGAGGGCGAGGTCGCGCGCCGGGTGACCTCGGGCGACATCACCAAAATGTTCATGGACGTCGCCAAGCAGGACGGCGAACTCGAAGCGGCCGAGTGA
- a CDS encoding enoyl-CoA hydratase has translation MSFILYEVRDRVAIVTLNRPETNNAQHPPLLAELDAAFDKAVTDDNVRVIVLNASGKHFSAGHDISAEVVKHEPWLSMFDDVSANGLLRMYRWESKHFLGYSNKWRNLPKPTIAAVQGACVAAGLMLIWPMDLIVAADNSRFSDPVINMAIGGVEYHGHTWEFGPRKAKEMLFTGRWMNAEEAEKVGMINRVVPLEQLHEATLALANDIATKHPHGLLMAKRAVNQTMDIMGQYAAIQACFDTHSLGHANAWAAEGRVTLANLEEMTAANKKA, from the coding sequence ATGAGCTTTATCCTGTACGAAGTTCGCGACCGCGTTGCGATCGTCACACTCAATCGGCCCGAGACGAACAACGCGCAGCACCCGCCTCTGCTTGCCGAGCTGGACGCTGCATTCGACAAGGCGGTCACCGACGACAATGTCCGGGTCATCGTGCTGAATGCCAGCGGCAAGCATTTCTCGGCCGGCCATGACATCTCGGCGGAGGTGGTGAAGCACGAACCCTGGCTGTCGATGTTCGACGATGTCAGCGCGAACGGCCTGCTTCGGATGTACCGCTGGGAAAGCAAGCATTTCCTGGGTTATTCGAACAAGTGGCGCAACCTGCCCAAGCCCACCATCGCCGCGGTTCAGGGCGCCTGTGTCGCAGCCGGGCTGATGCTGATCTGGCCGATGGATCTGATCGTCGCGGCCGACAATTCGCGCTTCTCCGATCCCGTGATCAACATGGCGATCGGCGGCGTCGAATATCACGGCCACACCTGGGAGTTCGGCCCCCGCAAGGCCAAGGAAATGCTGTTCACCGGCCGCTGGATGAATGCCGAAGAGGCCGAGAAGGTCGGCATGATCAATCGCGTGGTCCCGCTTGAGCAGCTGCATGAGGCGACGCTGGCATTGGCGAACGACATCGCGACCAAGCATCCGCACGGCCTGCTCATGGCCAAGCGCGCGGTCAATCAGACGATGGACATCATGGGACAATATGCCGCGATCCAGGCGTGCTTCGACACCCATTCTCTGGGCCATGCCAATGCCTGGGCCGCCGAAGGCCGGGTCACGCTCGCCAATCTCGAAGAAATGACTGCAGCCAACAAGAAGGCCTGA
- a CDS encoding TetR/AcrR family transcriptional regulator, producing the protein MDETNKHGQSIGRKGAESRRRLLDAARQLIAVEPAHKLTASAIARAATLASQTFYLYFKDIDEILLALSHEAGADMDEVQEALGRDWTSATPAEHATRFIDAFSAYWDRHRAILTVRNYLSDSAHPAFLAVRQEAAMPLIHAIAKRILAAHPDDVDPKSALARSVIIYSAIERMAARPATMRQNPAIVAPDDLKQAEIDILTLLFTPTVKGSPADRALASIRHQA; encoded by the coding sequence ATGGACGAGACGAACAAGCATGGACAGTCGATCGGCCGCAAGGGCGCCGAGAGCCGGCGGCGGTTGCTCGATGCAGCCCGTCAGCTGATCGCGGTCGAGCCGGCGCACAAGCTGACGGCCAGTGCCATTGCCCGCGCAGCGACACTGGCCTCGCAAACATTCTATTTGTACTTCAAGGATATCGACGAAATCCTTCTGGCTCTCAGCCATGAGGCCGGGGCAGACATGGATGAGGTCCAGGAGGCGCTAGGTCGCGACTGGACATCGGCCACGCCTGCAGAACATGCGACGCGCTTCATCGACGCCTTCAGCGCCTATTGGGACCGGCATCGAGCGATCCTCACGGTCCGCAATTATTTGTCGGACAGCGCGCATCCCGCGTTCCTCGCCGTGCGCCAGGAAGCGGCAATGCCGCTGATCCATGCGATCGCCAAACGCATCCTCGCGGCGCACCCCGATGACGTCGATCCGAAATCGGCACTGGCGCGCAGCGTGATCATCTATTCGGCGATCGAGCGCATGGCAGCGCGCCCCGCAACGATGCGACAGAATCCTGCGATCGTCGCGCCGGATGACCTGAAACAGGCCGAGATCGACATCCTGACATTGCTGTTCACGCCGACCGTCAAGGGCTCGCCCGCAGATCGCGCACTCGCCTCGATCCGCCACCAGGCATAA
- a CDS encoding acyl-CoA dehydrogenase family protein — MKLALSESQSMLKDTVARLFADEATPERLRAAEDTGVDQPLWDKLVELGIVGIRTIEPQDGGMTLMDAAIVAEEAGRHVAPVPLIEAIVAIALLHRTGAPAALLSAVDSGAIATLALNPVVPGVAQPVLGGSRAHVVLALDGNDLVALTGLNAAKAPNIAAAAVANLDLSCGAGERFVLATGDTAVSQFAAACEEWKVLTAAYLAGLGRRALELAAAYSVERHAYGSPIGAYQGIAHPMADAATHMDGAKLLAWRAIASIAAGDAKGGARAAMAYWWAAHSVDQAVQHSVRTFGGYGLSLEYDVQLYFRRAKLLSLIAGDPNAELDRIAARLWDGETVALPRAGEVEINFEWGAEADAYAAELRSFVEGQMTPDIEAKKHHSTAGHHPGFHKKLAEAGHAYPDLGADGQKVRSRYEVMAAAPMWEDIGWTRTPLAVTEFVAKMAQLWSQPETKEEIVGAIARGEALGALGFSEPQSGSDVFGTKFSAVREGDEWVLNGQKMFTTNGHQADYILMLTRTDNSGKKHQGLTMFIMPMKLPGIELHPVYTLQDEKTNITYFTDVRISDRYRIGEVGDGARVMASALGFEHGGSGYHAAQSAMMRRALTWARKPSGNGAVPIDNPFIRRVLARAAINDEVADVLCRRQVWADVEGIHDISYGPMAKMFTTETMYRDASAIVEAGAPGSLVRGVDPDMDYVETTMRRAIAMTVYGGTSEVHRSLIAEKSLGMPKSRS, encoded by the coding sequence ATGAAGCTTGCCCTCTCCGAAAGCCAGTCGATGCTGAAGGACACCGTCGCCCGCCTGTTCGCGGACGAGGCGACGCCCGAGCGGCTGCGCGCCGCCGAGGATACAGGGGTCGATCAGCCGCTGTGGGACAAGCTGGTTGAGCTGGGCATTGTCGGTATCCGGACGATCGAGCCGCAGGATGGCGGCATGACGCTGATGGATGCGGCCATCGTTGCCGAAGAGGCGGGCCGCCATGTCGCGCCCGTGCCGCTGATCGAAGCGATCGTGGCGATCGCGCTGCTCCACCGGACGGGTGCCCCCGCCGCGCTGTTGTCCGCGGTCGATAGCGGGGCGATCGCAACGCTTGCGCTCAACCCGGTCGTGCCGGGTGTGGCCCAACCGGTGCTCGGCGGGTCGCGCGCCCATGTCGTGCTCGCGCTTGACGGAAACGACCTTGTTGCCCTGACCGGGTTGAATGCCGCGAAAGCGCCCAATATCGCCGCCGCCGCGGTCGCCAATCTTGATCTGTCGTGCGGTGCGGGCGAGCGGTTCGTGCTGGCAACCGGCGACACTGCGGTATCGCAATTCGCCGCCGCGTGCGAGGAATGGAAGGTCCTCACCGCTGCCTATCTGGCCGGCCTTGGCCGCCGGGCGCTCGAGCTCGCCGCCGCCTATTCGGTCGAGCGCCATGCCTATGGCTCGCCGATCGGCGCCTATCAGGGCATTGCGCATCCGATGGCCGATGCGGCAACGCATATGGACGGGGCAAAATTGCTGGCATGGCGTGCCATTGCCTCGATTGCAGCGGGGGATGCCAAGGGAGGCGCGCGCGCCGCCATGGCCTATTGGTGGGCGGCGCATAGCGTAGACCAGGCGGTGCAACATTCGGTGCGTACCTTTGGTGGTTATGGCCTCAGCCTCGAATATGACGTCCAGCTCTATTTCCGCCGCGCCAAGCTGCTGTCGCTGATCGCGGGCGACCCCAATGCCGAGCTCGACCGCATCGCCGCGCGTCTTTGGGACGGCGAGACCGTAGCCCTGCCCCGTGCCGGGGAGGTCGAGATCAATTTCGAATGGGGCGCAGAGGCCGACGCCTATGCCGCCGAGTTGCGCAGCTTCGTCGAAGGCCAGATGACCCCCGATATCGAGGCGAAGAAGCACCACTCCACCGCGGGCCACCATCCCGGCTTCCACAAGAAGCTGGCCGAGGCCGGCCATGCCTATCCCGATCTCGGCGCCGACGGTCAGAAGGTCCGCAGCCGCTACGAAGTGATGGCCGCTGCGCCGATGTGGGAAGATATCGGCTGGACCCGCACGCCGCTCGCCGTCACCGAGTTCGTCGCCAAGATGGCGCAGCTCTGGTCGCAGCCGGAAACAAAGGAAGAGATCGTCGGCGCCATCGCCCGCGGCGAAGCATTGGGGGCGCTCGGCTTCTCCGAGCCGCAATCGGGCTCGGACGTGTTCGGCACCAAGTTCAGTGCCGTGCGCGAGGGTGACGAATGGGTGCTGAACGGGCAGAAAATGTTCACCACCAACGGCCACCAGGCCGACTATATCCTGATGCTGACCCGCACCGACAATAGCGGCAAGAAGCACCAGGGCCTGACAATGTTCATCATGCCGATGAAGCTGCCCGGTATCGAACTGCACCCGGTCTATACGCTGCAGGACGAGAAGACGAACATCACCTACTTCACGGATGTCCGCATTTCGGATCGCTACCGCATCGGCGAGGTCGGCGACGGCGCGCGCGTCATGGCATCGGCGCTCGGCTTCGAACATGGTGGATCCGGCTATCACGCGGCGCAGAGCGCGATGATGCGCCGGGCCCTTACCTGGGCGCGCAAGCCGAGCGGCAATGGCGCGGTGCCGATCGACAACCCGTTTATTCGTCGCGTGCTGGCTCGTGCCGCAATCAACGACGAAGTGGCGGACGTGCTCTGCCGGCGCCAGGTGTGGGCGGATGTCGAAGGCATCCACGACATCAGCTATGGCCCGATGGCAAAGATGTTCACGACCGAAACCATGTACCGGGACGCCAGCGCGATCGTCGAGGCCGGCGCGCCCGGTTCGCTGGTGCGCGGTGTCGATCCCGACATGGACTATGTCGAGACAACGATGCGGCGGGCCATCGCCATGACCGTCTATGGCGGCACCAGCGAAGTGCACCGCAGCCTGATCGCCGAGAAGTCGCTGGGCATGCCCAAATCGCGAAGCTGA
- a CDS encoding SDR family NAD(P)-dependent oxidoreductase encodes MKLDSSISAIVTGGASGLGHATAKAIAETGAKVAIFDLNEELGEKVAAEIGGIFCKVDVLSDESVDAAFEKARSANGQERVLVNCAGTGNSIKTAGVDKKTGEIKYFPSDKFAWVLMVNTVGTFRCITRSAAGMLTLDPVDGERGAIVCTASAAAQDGQMGQAAYSASKAAVVGMTLPIARDLSGSAIRINTIMPGIFATPPMLGVPDNVRSVLEASVPFPKRFGAPAEYASLVLEMVRNGYFNGETVRLDGAIRMPMR; translated from the coding sequence ATGAAACTCGATTCCTCGATTTCCGCGATCGTCACCGGCGGCGCCTCCGGCCTGGGGCACGCAACCGCGAAGGCGATCGCCGAAACGGGCGCGAAAGTCGCCATCTTCGATCTCAATGAGGAACTGGGCGAGAAGGTCGCCGCCGAAATCGGTGGCATTTTCTGCAAGGTCGATGTGCTGTCCGACGAGTCAGTCGATGCGGCGTTCGAGAAGGCGCGCTCGGCAAATGGCCAGGAGCGGGTCCTGGTCAATTGCGCTGGGACGGGCAACTCGATCAAGACGGCCGGCGTCGACAAGAAGACCGGTGAGATCAAGTATTTCCCCAGCGACAAGTTCGCTTGGGTGTTGATGGTCAACACGGTGGGCACATTTCGCTGCATCACCCGTTCAGCGGCGGGCATGCTGACGCTCGACCCGGTGGACGGGGAGCGCGGCGCGATCGTTTGCACCGCATCCGCTGCGGCCCAGGACGGGCAGATGGGTCAGGCGGCCTATTCAGCGTCGAAGGCGGCCGTGGTCGGCATGACGCTCCCGATCGCGCGTGATCTCTCCGGTTCGGCGATCCGCATCAACACGATCATGCCGGGCATTTTCGCGACGCCGCCGATGCTGGGCGTGCCGGACAATGTGCGCAGCGTACTGGAGGCATCGGTCCCCTTCCCGAAACGCTTCGGGGCGCCGGCTGAATATGCCAGCCTGGTGCTGGAAATGGTACGAAACGGCTATTTCAACGGCGAGACCGTGCGTCTCGATGGCGCCATCCGCATGCCGATGCGCTGA
- a CDS encoding Zn-ribbon domain-containing OB-fold protein produces the protein MGAGYQRMLPRLDDLNRFYWTSGEDGVLRMLRCQDCSFWVHPPQPVCPKCLTKHLAPEPLSGRGTVFSYTVNEKAWGPGLEVPYVIGVVRLDEQDGLQLTTNICGIASDQVHIGMRVRVTFDHDEDIWLPMFEPEAIRNAA, from the coding sequence ATGGGTGCCGGTTATCAGCGGATGCTGCCCAGGCTCGACGATCTGAACCGCTTCTACTGGACAAGCGGCGAAGACGGCGTGCTGCGCATGCTGCGATGCCAGGATTGCAGCTTCTGGGTGCATCCGCCCCAACCGGTCTGTCCGAAATGCCTGACCAAGCATCTCGCCCCCGAGCCGCTGTCGGGACGAGGCACGGTGTTCAGCTATACGGTGAACGAGAAGGCGTGGGGGCCCGGCCTCGAGGTGCCTTATGTCATCGGCGTCGTGCGGCTGGACGAGCAGGACGGACTTCAGCTCACCACCAACATATGCGGAATCGCATCCGATCAGGTCCACATCGGGATGCGTGTCAGAGTCACGTTCGATCACGATGAGGATATCTGGCTTCCGATGTTCGAACCCGAAGCAATACGCAACGCGGCCTGA
- a CDS encoding AMP-binding protein: MTNPNWSPGTQTTTVEVLRSALAKRGPNWEFVDYSGEKYTLGFLDAQSTSLAHALRASGARAGECVISILDNCVEQLLLLFACAKIGAVHVPLNTAYKGEYLRHQVADSRAAVLVAEKEYVERLIAIEGGLPDARVLLIKGELPEGMAAHKLEMRMLADVLVPTEEPTGHESKPGDLAMLVYTAGTTGPSKGCMISQNYLCNQARQLATCLHYDGDDVVWTPLPGFHMNQYSATVLSSMMVGGKCAIYPRFSVSRFWDELERVGATVTHILSSMVRFVAEAPDNPASLRYKGKLRVAGGAPFPEELQTIWRERFAPKHVHAPVGYGLTECAIVTSVDMTVPRPTASSGTHNDDFEVMIVDDDDAEVADDTPGEILVRPKKPHVMFEGYWGRPAETMKVLKNFWFHTGDIGKFDADGWFYFLDRKKDYLRRRGENISSMEVEGVFSLHPAIQEVAVHAVLADLEDDVKATIVLVEGAALTEEELCRWSVENLPYFAVPRFIEFRAALPKNPVGRVLKYELRDQGITEATWDRDTSSVELVKR, encoded by the coding sequence ATGACGAACCCCAACTGGTCCCCCGGCACGCAGACGACCACGGTCGAAGTGCTGCGGAGCGCCCTGGCGAAGCGCGGCCCCAACTGGGAGTTCGTGGATTATTCGGGCGAGAAGTACACGCTTGGCTTCCTCGATGCGCAGAGCACGAGCCTTGCCCATGCCTTGCGGGCATCGGGCGCGCGTGCCGGCGAATGCGTGATATCGATCCTCGACAACTGCGTCGAACAGCTGCTGCTGTTGTTTGCCTGCGCAAAGATCGGCGCGGTCCATGTCCCGCTCAATACCGCTTATAAGGGCGAGTATCTGCGCCACCAGGTCGCGGACTCGCGGGCCGCCGTGCTCGTCGCCGAAAAGGAATATGTCGAGCGGCTGATCGCGATCGAGGGCGGCCTGCCCGACGCCCGGGTACTGCTGATCAAGGGCGAGCTGCCGGAAGGCATGGCGGCGCACAAGCTCGAGATGCGCATGCTCGCCGATGTGCTGGTCCCCACCGAGGAACCCACGGGCCATGAGAGCAAGCCCGGCGATCTTGCGATGCTGGTCTACACCGCTGGCACCACCGGACCCTCCAAGGGCTGCATGATCAGCCAGAACTATCTGTGCAACCAGGCACGACAGCTTGCGACCTGCCTTCATTATGACGGGGATGATGTCGTGTGGACGCCACTGCCCGGCTTCCACATGAATCAATATTCCGCGACCGTCCTGTCGTCGATGATGGTGGGCGGGAAATGCGCGATCTATCCGCGCTTCTCGGTGTCGCGCTTTTGGGACGAGCTGGAGCGGGTCGGCGCGACCGTCACCCATATCCTCTCGTCGATGGTGCGGTTCGTGGCCGAGGCGCCCGACAACCCCGCCTCGTTGCGTTACAAGGGCAAGCTGCGCGTGGCAGGGGGCGCACCGTTTCCCGAAGAGCTGCAGACGATCTGGCGCGAACGCTTTGCGCCCAAGCATGTCCATGCGCCGGTTGGCTATGGCCTGACCGAATGCGCGATCGTCACCAGTGTCGACATGACCGTGCCGCGCCCCACCGCAAGCTCGGGCACCCACAATGACGATTTCGAAGTGATGATCGTCGATGATGACGACGCCGAGGTCGCAGACGACACGCCGGGCGAAATCCTGGTCCGCCCGAAAAAGCCCCATGTGATGTTCGAGGGCTATTGGGGCCGGCCCGCCGAAACGATGAAGGTGCTCAAGAACTTCTGGTTCCATACCGGCGACATCGGCAAGTTCGACGCTGACGGTTGGTTCTACTTCCTCGACCGGAAGAAGGACTATCTGCGCCGCCGCGGCGAGAATATCTCGTCGATGGAAGTGGAGGGGGTGTTCAGCCTGCATCCCGCAATCCAGGAAGTCGCCGTCCATGCCGTGCTGGCCGACCTGGAGGACGATGTGAAGGCGACGATCGTCCTCGTCGAGGGGGCGGCGCTGACCGAGGAAGAACTGTGCCGCTGGTCGGTTGAGAACCTGCCCTATTTCGCGGTGCCGCGCTTTATCGAATTCCGCGCGGCGTTGCCCAAGAATCCCGTCGGACGTGTGCTCAAATATGAGCTGCGCGATCAGGGGATCACCGAGGCGACCTGGGACCGCGACACCTCATCGGTCGAACTGGTCAAGCGCTGA
- a CDS encoding amidohydrolase family protein — protein sequence MAVTAVLEREPETRILPYAVYDGDGHLYETMDTFRRHLPKQFHKDFQYVQVEGRTKLAINGHISEYIPNPTFEVVAAPGSHEIWYRGENAEGKTLRELTGDPLAYQPEFGNPEARLKLLDEQGVHAQLIFPTLASIIEGHMGNNVELMAALVHSLNAWVLDEWSFNYKDRLYPCAYISLADAEKAEQELDWALKNGARHILIRPAPVPGLFGPRSPGLREFDRFWGKVNESNIFVVLHVSDSGYDQIYRWWGSGASEMVAFDRSDPLKACMDTQGRSIADTIAALIAHGVMDRFPNIRWMSAENGSIWVPHLMKMFKRAHGQMPQAFKRHPIDTFRESVFVEPYYEEDLNELREFVPVERLVFGSDWPHAEGLAMPLDFLNEVKDFTPAEQEMFMSSNLKGLLDGKR from the coding sequence GTGGCTGTAACGGCTGTACTTGAACGCGAACCCGAAACCCGCATTTTGCCCTATGCGGTCTATGACGGCGATGGACATCTCTATGAGACGATGGACACGTTCCGCCGCCATCTGCCCAAACAGTTTCACAAGGATTTCCAGTATGTGCAGGTCGAGGGCCGCACCAAGCTGGCGATCAACGGGCATATCAGCGAATATATACCCAACCCGACCTTCGAGGTCGTCGCCGCGCCGGGCAGCCATGAAATCTGGTATCGTGGCGAGAATGCCGAGGGCAAGACGCTGCGCGAGCTCACCGGCGATCCGCTGGCCTATCAGCCCGAGTTCGGCAATCCCGAAGCCCGGCTGAAACTGCTCGACGAGCAGGGCGTGCACGCCCAGCTCATCTTCCCGACCCTGGCCTCGATCATCGAGGGGCATATGGGCAACAATGTCGAGCTGATGGCGGCGCTGGTTCATTCGCTCAACGCCTGGGTGCTCGATGAATGGAGCTTCAACTACAAGGATCGGCTCTATCCCTGCGCCTATATCTCGCTGGCCGATGCCGAGAAGGCCGAACAGGAACTGGATTGGGCGCTGAAGAATGGCGCACGCCATATCCTGATCCGTCCGGCGCCGGTGCCCGGCCTGTTCGGCCCGCGTTCTCCTGGTCTTCGCGAGTTCGACCGTTTCTGGGGCAAGGTCAACGAATCGAACATCTTCGTCGTACTGCATGTGTCCGACAGCGGGTACGATCAGATCTATCGCTGGTGGGGTAGCGGCGCCAGCGAGATGGTCGCGTTCGACCGTTCGGATCCGTTGAAGGCTTGCATGGATACGCAGGGGCGCTCGATCGCCGACACCATCGCGGCGCTGATCGCGCATGGCGTGATGGATCGCTTCCCGAACATTCGCTGGATGTCGGCCGAGAACGGCTCGATCTGGGTTCCGCACCTGATGAAGATGTTCAAGCGCGCCCATGGCCAGATGCCGCAGGCGTTCAAGCGCCATCCGATCGATACGTTCCGCGAGAGCGTGTTCGTCGAGCCTTATTACGAGGAGGATCTGAACGAGCTGCGCGAATTCGTCCCGGTCGAGCGCCTGGTGTTCGGCAGCGACTGGCCGCACGCCGAAGGGCTCGCGATGCCGCTCGACTTCCTCAACGAGGTGAAGGATTTCACGCCGGCAGAACAGGAGATGTTCATGAGCAGCAACCTGAAGGGCCTGCTCGACGGCAAGCGCTGA
- a CDS encoding thiolase family protein, with translation MAGIDVVITGIGQSAVGRKLAQSGLELTVDAALEAIADAGLTVADIDGMSTFPGRRPDAIPFSPVGTMDLKEALDFKLNWFAGAMEGSAQLGSIINAYAAIKAGLARHVLCFRTVKEGSGGASWKENAEVRTQRVRLDGEFQYIFPYDAISATNWLSQYAQRHFHLYGTRREHLGAIALNARRGAMDNPKALFRDLMTMDDYLSARMISTPFGLLDCDAPTDASTVILLSAADAVADRSKPVVRIDSVGGGIHGRAAWDQADMPRMAAHDAARMLWSRTDLKPADVDVALLYDGFSFLALTWLEAMGFCGIGEGGAFVEGGSRIARDGALPLNPHGGQLSGGRTHGFGFIHEAVVQLRGQGGARQVAGDPKVAAVTNGGGPMAGAMLLVRD, from the coding sequence ATGGCGGGAATCGACGTCGTCATCACTGGCATCGGGCAGTCTGCGGTCGGGCGAAAGCTGGCGCAGTCGGGGCTCGAGCTGACAGTGGACGCGGCCCTGGAGGCGATCGCCGATGCCGGGCTGACCGTTGCCGACATCGACGGCATGTCGACCTTTCCGGGCCGCCGGCCCGATGCGATCCCGTTCTCTCCCGTCGGCACGATGGATCTCAAGGAAGCGCTCGATTTCAAACTGAACTGGTTTGCCGGGGCGATGGAAGGGTCGGCGCAGCTTGGTTCCATCATCAATGCCTATGCTGCGATCAAGGCGGGGTTGGCGCGGCACGTCCTGTGTTTCCGTACCGTCAAGGAAGGGTCGGGCGGGGCGTCGTGGAAGGAGAATGCCGAAGTCCGCACGCAACGCGTTCGGCTCGACGGCGAATTTCAGTATATTTTCCCCTATGACGCGATCTCGGCGACCAACTGGTTGTCGCAATATGCGCAGCGCCATTTTCATCTGTACGGGACCCGGCGCGAGCATCTTGGCGCGATCGCACTCAACGCGCGGCGCGGCGCGATGGACAATCCCAAGGCGCTGTTCCGCGATCTAATGACGATGGACGATTATCTGTCGGCGCGGATGATCAGCACGCCGTTCGGCCTGCTCGATTGCGACGCACCGACCGATGCCTCGACCGTGATCCTGCTCTCCGCCGCGGATGCGGTGGCAGACCGCAGCAAGCCGGTCGTGCGCATCGACTCGGTGGGTGGCGGCATCCATGGCCGGGCCGCCTGGGACCAGGCGGACATGCCGCGCATGGCGGCACATGATGCCGCGCGGATGCTGTGGTCGCGAACCGATTTGAAGCCTGCGGACGTCGATGTCGCGCTGCTCTATGATGGGTTCAGTTTCCTTGCATTGACCTGGCTCGAGGCGATGGGGTTTTGCGGGATCGGCGAGGGCGGCGCCTTTGTCGAAGGCGGCAGCCGAATCGCGCGTGACGGCGCGCTGCCGCTCAATCCTCATGGCGGGCAATTGTCCGGTGGGCGCACCCATGGCTTCGGTTTCATTCACGAAGCTGTGGTCCAGCTTCGCGGGCAGGGCGGAGCACGGCAGGTTGCCGGAGATCCCAAGGTTGCAGCGGTCACCAATGGCGGCGGTCCGATGGCGGGCGCGATGCTGCTGGTGCGCGACTGA